One part of the Lycium ferocissimum isolate CSIRO_LF1 chromosome 8, AGI_CSIRO_Lferr_CH_V1, whole genome shotgun sequence genome encodes these proteins:
- the LOC132066616 gene encoding transcription factor MYB20-like, which produces MGRQPCCDKIGLKRGPWTIEEDHKLMNFILNNGIQCWRLVPKLAGLMRCGKSCRLRWINYLRPDLKRGALTEAEEDMIIKLHSQLGNRWSKIAAHFPGRTDNEIKNHWNTKIKKKLKFLGLDPLTHKPLEQPDPKNDDNKQQLSSENEEFNEKGKLPETLPPFDYPQEQQNIQNSTSSSSLNEMTESSEMGSSEIFQNLGTFSRDMYNPGVEDPFQNWIGSPIRWDLFDNLEDNFL; this is translated from the exons ATGGGAAGACAACCTTGCTGTGACAAGATAGGACTCAAAAGGGGTCCCTGGACAATAGAAGAAGATCATAAGCTAATGAATTTCATCCTCAACAATGGTATACAATGCTGGCGCCTTGTGCCAAAACTAGCAG GGCTAATGAGATGTGGGAAGAGCTGTAGATTAAGGTGGATAAATTATCTAAGGCCAGACCTCAAAAGAGGAGCTCTCACAGAAGCAGAGGAAGACATGATCATCAAGCTTCATTCTCAACTTGGCAATAG gTGGTCAAAAATAGCCGCGCATTTTCCAGGGCGCACAGACAATGAAATCAAGAATCATTGGAATACAAAGATCAAAAAGAAGCtaaaatttcttggcttagaccCTTTGACACACAAACCCCTTGAGCAACCTGATCCTAAAAATGATGATAATAAGCAACAACTTTCTTCAGAAAATGAAGAGTTCAATGAGAAGGGGAAATTGCCAGAAACTTTACCTCCTTTTGACTATCCACAGGAGcagcaaaatattcaaaattcaaCATCTAGTTCCAGCTTAAATGAAATGACAGAGAGTTCGGAAATGGGGTCAAGTGAAATATTCCAAAATTTGGGTACATTTTCAAGGGACATGTATAATCCAGGAGTTGAAGATCCTTTCCAAAATTGGATTGGTAGTCCAATTCGTTGGGATCTTTTCGACAACCTAGAAGATAATTTTCTATGA